Part of the Triticum urartu cultivar G1812 chromosome 2, Tu2.1, whole genome shotgun sequence genome, GAAGGAGGGGGCAAGGCGAGGCGGAGTCGGAGTCGGGCACGGCGGCGGTGGGCGACGTGCGGGCGGCGGACTCCGCTCGGGGTCGGGGACGAGCGGCGCCTTGGACTGGGCCGCGACGGTCCGAAAGTTTTTTAAAACATTTTCCAGAAATAAGAAAAACATGAAAACTATAataaaaaatttcagaaaaattcACATAATTATATGGCCTTATACATGACcttgtgaacatttttctggcctagaatgcaagttttgaaaatacATTTTTAGTACCAATAAACTTCGTAATAAAATAAATAATCttgcaaataaaatcaaataaaatattCCAAAATTCAATTTTCAATTTTCAATATTTCTTTGCtgtttttgaagaagtcattttatcttctctctttattttatttatttgaaATAATTGGGAAAAGAATTTTGAATAAAACCGTTTGATCCAAtttttcaaattttgaaaattcaaaaatgaATTTTTGGGAAACCTCCAACTCTCTTAATTggtcattgagttgcttaaagtccCTTGGATCAATTTCCAACAAAAATAACTCAAAATGCACAAATTATGAATGCATATGAATGACCTAAttattaacatccaaattgaaaattgggatgttacaccgCCTCCTGCCAACGATGACATTTGGCCTACGCCTCGATTCCGACGGAGGGAATTGAGGATCGCCTGCTGGCCCACCTGCAGATCCGCGTCCCTAGCGTTTCCCACATCCTCCTCGTCCTTCTTCTGCTCAGCATCCTCGgcgtcctcctccaccaccaccacctcctcctccacctccaagTCCTCCGGATCCGCCGCATCCGGAGGTAGCCTCACGATGATCCGGGTCGCGCTGCCTGGATCTACTCAAGGAGCTGCAGCCGGCGCTACGACGTTTGATATGGGTAGCTCCTTGCCCGACGGTGTGGGGGCATGGCTACTAGTGGTGGTGGATGGCGATTGGAAAGTGGCGTCGCGACGGACGAGAAGAGGGAAATATAGACATGAAGGGTTCCGGTGTCGGCAGTCGGCTTAAATAGCCGGGCTTGGGCACTACGCGGCCCGCCGGAGCAGCGCCACGCAACGCCATAGGTTCGACGAAGGAGACGGGTTTCAGACTGCCGGGTTTTGGAGTGTTTTCATGTGGGACCCTCGTCAATCCAACGTGACGGACGCGCCCGGTCGTGCCTGGGCCTCCTCATATCCGTCTCAAATTTGGGCTGGATATGAAGAGTGCCGGTCAGCCCGGACGTTTGAGGTCCGTTTAAGGCGCCCGTCTGTGTTAGTTTTTTTTAAGGAGTgcctagaactcatctagatgagatataattttcTGAGAAAACGAAAACAGATAGAAAGGAGTATCAACCCAtgtcagcacacacgcatcttatacATTATATCTAATGACTATAAAGGTGAATAAGACATAACTAGAACTCAGCTAGATAAGTTCTAGCAAAACCGTTTTTTTTTACCGTTCACTCCGGGGCGTTGGAGGGAGGTTTAGGACGAGAGGCTGTACACGAAGAAGATGAGCTGACGTTGTCCCAAGTGAGAGTGCCACTGCATGGGCGCTCCCTACTTACCATGACTTTTCCTGAGGAAAATATCTTGGCACCTACCAATTGTGAAATTGTGAGCCACCCAACTTTCAACCCCCTTGATGCATGGGTGAAGTTTGAAATAAACCCTGAGATTATAGAGGCCGACGCAAATAAACGCTCACCTTCAAATCCCTGAAGTTCGTACCCCATATTTACACATCCCAATCAATCCAAACCCCTGCATGAATAAAATCTGTTTGGTGTGATAGGAAAGGCCCGATCCCAGACGGGATTGATTTCAAGTGTCACTTACTACATGGGCCTACTTCTCATGTGCATCTCCTTCCTCATTCTGTTCGTCACAGATTTACTCCCCAGCCGATCCATCCGCACGATGCCAAGCACCAGCTGATCGATGTGGTGCAGCGGCGATCGATGGCAGTTCGGACGAGCTCCTTAGCAGCATGCTGCACCTAAGCAGTCCGGAACAAGCCGGGAAGGGCGAGAAGACGGCGGCTGTGATCCAAAACAGGCGGTTCACACTTAAAAAACGGGCGGTTCCGCTAAAGCCTTGAAGGTGGGCGTTGTTCGCATGTTGCTTCCTCTGCGAGATTCAACGGGATATGTGAGTACTAAGTTAGTCCCGACGCTGGTCGCCGCATTGTTGGGCACGTCCCTGGAGGTTATGCTGATGAGCGTGTTCGCCACAGGGCGGTGACCATGAGCCGCTCCACGGTTCACAACACTGCTCTTGTACTCGACAAGGAATGTCAACAAGTCAAACTTCATGGCGGAGTAGTCCCGCCGCCATGCCTGTTGGCCTCTGATCTTGATCACTACTGCCGCCAATGTAATGCATCAACTCGTTGATTACTTTTGGGTGCGAGCAACATGCGCGAGTTGGCTCAGTTTTTCTTCCGATGCCATGCCATGAGGGGCAACACGCACGTACAAAACTTGTGATGTATAGCTACCTACAGCCACCAATACAAAGCTATCGATTTCTTCTAGTGGCCATAACACACACGACACGAATGCGagccgaggaggaagaggagcgCCTGAAGCAGTGTAGAGGAGAGTGGCAAGCAGAGAACGACCTTCTTGCTGAAGCACATCAATCATTAGGAAAATTTGCACCTGTCCATGGTAGAAGCATATAACACATAAGCAAAACCAGGCCTCGTAGTTTCTTCAAGGATTGGTTTAGGAAAATCACCAGCAAAGGAGGTGACGCACATGCATGGGGCTGGACGCTAGACCCCTACAGCTGCGGCAGCCCGCAAGGCCGGAGGTTGTCCGGCGTGTAGACATGACGGCCGTAGAGATCCATCTTGCATGGACGCATCTAGTAGCGCGCCCGGGTGGAGATAGCTAGCACACAAAACTAGTTCTCTATAGCTATCAGAGAAGTGAGTTCCTGGTCAGGATTATGCTTTTCCACGTGCGCCAAACATATCGATGGTTAGGATCAGGGGCGAATCTACTAGGAGGGCTTTAACAGGCttgagcccccccccccctcccctccagCACTGTAAAAAAGTTTTTTACTACTAGTTTCAAGGCTCAACTCAGCCACTTGCAAGCCCAACCCAACAGATATTTGCATGATACAGGCTTTAAGCCCACCCTTCAGTTTCTGTCTAGATTATTAGGATAGACCGGGATCAGAGAGGTCAGGGTATGGACTTCAGGGATTTAGAGATGATGATTCATTTGCGTCGGCCTCTATAATCTCAAGGTTTATTTCAGACTTTGATGCATTGTAGAGCACCAAACGTACGTACTTGCTAGGCGACGATTTATAAGGCCGAGCCCTGTTGCAAATTAGTAGGCGCAGCGCAAGCGTAGCTGATCATTAACCACCATGACCATGGCCCATTCCTGCCACGGCTACGATCTTGTGCTGCGACGGTATCTCTTGGCCCTGCACCACCTCCTCCACTGCGTCCGCTTCGTCGCGGCGGTCGTCCTGGACCGCCTCGGCATCGCCTCGTTCGAAGGCGAGATGCTGCCCGGTGAGCCTTGGAGCGAGCTCGTCGACACTGCGCCGATGGAGCGCCTCATGGAGGCAGCGTTCTGGCAGTCCAGCTCGCCGCCGAAGGCGAACCGTTCGTCTTCATGGACGGCGCCACAGTACAGACGACGGCGGGTTGCGCCGGCGGATGTGGAGGGAGCCGAGGACGACGACGGGAGCGTGGGCATCTGCGCGATTTGCTTGGCGGCGCTCGACGTGGGAGGGCAGCTCGTCGCGGAGTTGTGCAACTGCTCGCATGCGTTCCACGCCGCCTGCATCGACTCTTGGATCGGCAGCGGCGAGGCCGCCGGCACTTGCCCGTTGTGCCGCACCCCGACGGTACCAACAACGGCGTGGTGGAACGGTGGCGGCTACGCGGAGCGGCGGCGACGGCCTGTGAGGAGGAGAGACGGGGCCCGGGACGGCGCTATTTAAAAGCCAGGGGAGGGCGGCGGCTTGCGTAAAGGAGGGGGCAAGGCGAGGCGGAGTCGGAGTCGGGCACGGCGACGGTGGGCGACGTGCGGGCGGCGGACTCTGCTCGGGGTCGGGGACGAGCTGCGCGTTGGACTGGGCTGCGGCCTGGCTGGCGAGCTGGGCCGGCCCGGTCAGGTCGGTCCAAAAGTTTTTTCAAGAAGTAATAAAAACACAAAAACTATAATTaataaaatcctaaaaaaattccagaaaaaatcacatAATTATATGGCCTTATGTATGACATTGTGAACATTTTTATGGCCTAAAATTAAAGTTTTGAAAATACATTTTTAGTACTAAGAAACTCCGCAATAAAATAAATAATCTTGCAAATAAAATATTCCAAAATTAAAAATTCAATTTTCAATATTTCTTTGCTGTTTTTGAAGAGGGGTTGCTTGCAGCGGACAACCCAGTATCTCGGAAGCATAGGCCACACACAATGCTTGCAACTGCTCCACCAACGCAAAGGCTTCAAAACGGTGGTGTTGGGGCACCTATGCCACGGCCTTCTGCCA contains:
- the LOC125537577 gene encoding E3 ubiquitin-protein ligase RNF43-like, which translates into the protein MTMAHSCHGYDLVLRRYLLALHHLLHCVRFVAAVVLDRLGIASFEGEMLPGEPWSELVDTAPMERLMEAAFWQSSSPPKANRSSSWTAPQYRRRRVAPADVEGAEDDDGSVGICAICLAALDVGGQLVAELCNCSHAFHAACIDSWIGSGEAAGTCPLCRTPTVPTTAWWNGGGYAERRRRPVRRRDGARDGAI